The Thermococcus sp. genome has a window encoding:
- the rfbC gene encoding dTDP-4-dehydrorhamnose 3,5-epimerase, protein MPFEFRHLEIPDVILIKPRVFEDDRGFFMETYKKPDFEKAGIKEEFIQDNYSRSKYGVLRGLHFQREPYAQAKIVRVIRGVIYDVAVDLRRDSPTFGKYIGVIISEHNKWQLYIPKGFAHGFVVLSDVAEVVYKVDNVYAPDYEGGIIWNDPEIGINWPVDNPVVSEKDKKWPTLKEAGEKGWVF, encoded by the coding sequence ATGCCGTTCGAGTTCAGACACCTTGAAATTCCAGATGTTATTCTAATCAAACCCCGTGTTTTTGAAGATGACAGGGGCTTTTTCATGGAAACTTACAAAAAACCGGATTTTGAGAAAGCTGGGATAAAAGAGGAATTTATTCAAGACAATTACTCTCGCTCGAAATACGGTGTTTTAAGGGGTCTCCACTTCCAGCGCGAGCCCTACGCTCAGGCCAAAATTGTTAGGGTCATACGAGGTGTTATCTACGATGTTGCCGTGGATTTAAGGAGGGACTCACCAACGTTTGGCAAGTACATAGGGGTCATAATCTCCGAGCACAACAAGTGGCAACTCTACATTCCAAAGGGCTTTGCCCATGGCTTTGTCGTGCTGAGTGACGTTGCCGAAGTAGTCTACAAAGTGGACAACGTCTACGCACCGGATTATGAGGGTGGAATAATCTGGAACGACCCGGAGATAGGTATAAACTGGCCCGTTGATAATCCGGTAGTCTCGGAAAAAGACAAGAAATGGCCGACACTAAAGGAGGCAGGTGAGAAAGGATGGGTGTTTTGA
- a CDS encoding type II toxin-antitoxin system VapC family toxin, with translation MDRLTAFIDTNIIIEHLGGNIDLLDLRERFDILYSNSIVFSEALMVYLRALTGERPYTLKHNPYIIRNLREELLDFSRLFELFLDLEINRAIETLAVEYLTKYGLLPNDALILATCKFYDVKYLISFDSDFANACENEGIHLLDDPEKITMLGDVP, from the coding sequence ATGGACCGTCTGACGGCCTTCATAGACACCAACATAATAATTGAGCACCTTGGAGGCAATATTGACCTCCTCGACTTAAGGGAGAGGTTTGACATCCTGTATTCTAACAGCATAGTGTTCAGTGAGGCGCTTATGGTGTACCTAAGAGCATTAACTGGCGAACGCCCGTATACACTCAAACACAACCCCTATATTATCAGGAACCTGAGGGAGGAGCTCCTGGACTTCTCAAGGCTTTTTGAACTTTTCCTTGATCTGGAGATAAACAGGGCTATTGAAACCCTTGCCGTTGAGTACCTGACAAAATACGGCCTGCTGCCGAATGATGCACTCATTCTCGCAACTTGTAAGTTCTACGACGTCAAGTATCTAATTTCGTTTGACAGCGATTTTGCCAATGCCTGTGAGAACGAAGGAATACATCTTCTCGACGATCCAGAGAAGATAACTATGCTTGGTGATGTCCCGTGA
- the rfbD gene encoding dTDP-4-dehydrorhamnose reductase gives MRVAVIGANGQLGTDIVEILKEDSSFEVIPLTHKDLDVTIPETLKVLKELKPDVIINTAAYVRVDDAELYPMKAFAVNAIGALNVARISREIGAINVYISTDYVFDGEKEEPYTEDDVPNPINVYGTSKYAGEIFTRNYSDKYYIIRVASLYGKAGAKGKGGNFVNWIIERARRDEELRIVDDQFMSPTYTMNVAKTLKEFLKLKPEFGVYHMVNKGYCSWYEFAKAVFEILGWDVELKPIKPSELNRLARRPKFSALENRELHKIGLKMPGWREGLKEYLNEKGWL, from the coding sequence GTGAGGGTTGCGGTCATTGGCGCAAATGGTCAACTGGGAACGGATATAGTTGAAATACTTAAGGAGGATTCCTCTTTCGAGGTTATTCCCCTGACACACAAAGACTTAGACGTTACCATTCCAGAAACCCTGAAGGTGCTGAAAGAGCTAAAGCCAGATGTCATCATCAACACGGCTGCATATGTCAGAGTTGATGATGCTGAGCTTTATCCGATGAAGGCCTTTGCTGTCAATGCCATCGGCGCGCTGAACGTTGCCAGGATTTCCCGCGAAATTGGTGCAATTAACGTCTACATCAGCACGGACTATGTCTTTGACGGCGAGAAGGAAGAACCATATACTGAGGACGATGTTCCGAACCCGATAAACGTCTACGGAACCAGCAAGTACGCAGGAGAGATTTTCACAAGGAATTATTCCGATAAGTATTACATTATTAGAGTTGCAAGCCTGTACGGGAAGGCTGGAGCCAAGGGGAAGGGGGGTAACTTTGTAAATTGGATCATTGAAAGAGCAAGGCGAGATGAAGAGCTGAGGATAGTTGATGACCAGTTTATGAGCCCAACATACACCATGAACGTTGCAAAGACCCTGAAGGAGTTCTTAAAGCTGAAGCCGGAGTTCGGAGTTTACCACATGGTGAACAAGGGCTACTGCTCGTGGTATGAGTTTGCCAAGGCAGTATTTGAAATATTGGGCTGGGATGTCGAATTGAAGCCTATAAAACCGAGCGAGCTCAACAGGCTGGCGAGGAGGCCAAAGTTTTCGGCGCTTGAGAACAGGGAGCTCCATAAAATCGGACTCAAAATGCCAGGCTGGAGAGAAGGGCTGAAGGAATACCTAAATGAAAAAGGATGGCTATAA